A single genomic interval of Penicillium psychrofluorescens genome assembly, chromosome: 2 harbors:
- a CDS encoding uncharacterized protein (ID:PFLUO_003231-T1.cds;~source:funannotate), which yields MEFEFLQGTVLHTEVNGLSCLEGNWSLYTTSFSELPLYGYYNPLSAHSVLETEESLLELIEKEGPFDGVLGYSAGAALAAQIICSDAAKYPFKSWEERPFRFACFVNAISPLKVFRVEDEEVQPATLTADPAMEGVVQEALDQFLRPSATRARKWFHKPADMPNTGAIRKEAESLESRLLADGTPFFTDGVLGMTRFDTRFHGTLIEIPTLHVRCPTGDDIHSNGAHTLALCEPNLAREIHHTFGHDFPRGHQLLKKISQSFRELADMA from the exons ATGGAATTTGAATTCTTGCAGGGAACTGTTTTACACACAGAAG TGAATGGCCTCTCATGTTTGGAAGGAAACTGGTCACTGTATACAACTAGCTTCTCCGAGCTACCTCTCTATGGCTACTACAATCCTCTTTCCGCACACTCTGTCCTCGAAACCGAAGAATCCCTGTTAGAGCTAATCGAAAAAGAAGGGCCGTTTGACGGCGTGCTGGGATATTCAGCCGGGGCAGCGCTCGCAGCTCAGATCATATGTTCTGACGCAGCAAAGTATCCTTTCAAATCATGGGAGGAAAGGCCCTTCCGATTTGCCTGCTTTGTCAACGCAATTAGTCCTCTCAAGGTGTTTCgcgtcgaggacgaggaggtaCAGCCGGCGACTTTGACGGCCGATCCAGCCATGGAGGGGGTAGTGCAGGAAGCACTGGACCAGTTTCTGCGTCCCAGTGCCACAAGAGCACGAAAATGGTTTCATAAGCCCGCTGATATGCCTAATACCGGGGCAATCCGCAAAGAGGCAGAGTCCTTAGAATCTCGACTACTAGCAGACGGCACGCCTTTCTTCACAGACGGTGTCCTCGGCATGACCAGATTCGATACTCGATTTCACGGCACCCTCATCGAAATTCCCACCTTGCACGTAAGATGCCCGACTGGCGACGATATTCACAGCAATGGTGCACACACTTTAGCCCTTTGCGAGCCCAACCTCGCTCGCGAGATTCATCACACGTTCGGGCATGACTTTCCACGTGGTCAccagctgctgaagaagattAGCCAAAGTTTTAGGGAACTGGCAGACATGGCATAA